The following proteins come from a genomic window of Ictalurus furcatus strain D&B chromosome 26, Billie_1.0, whole genome shotgun sequence:
- the LOC128602001 gene encoding antigen peptide transporter 2 gives MSKLLVAALAVFSDLVMVYVLDLVGTHLRGEVRSLDGGADLVRQWTEAMLRCSLLCSVFYWSDVRGQLMKRWVMAHCFITPVYETGRLTLLGIWPLEKFAMWLVGSVAAALGCLFWETLLPESNGESSSKEKKQKARVLFMRVIRLYRPDYLFLISASVFLALAVLCEMFIPLYTGKLIDILQTKYSWDEFVSAIILMTFFSFGSSFSAGCRGGLFMCAIGSFICRVKHRLFSCLLKQEISFFETTKTGDITCRLSTDTNLMARAVALNVNVLLRTLIKTLGMLYLMFSLSWKLTVLMLLETPLTGLLQNIYDTHYQSLSKKVQDSIARANDAAGEAVSGIRTVKSFNAKQSEKCRYDERLMDTHNIKAQRGTVRAVYLLVRRLTELGVKVAMLYYGRLFVTYGQMTTGNLVSFILYQTNLAQNIRTLIYIFGDMLNSVGAAGKVFEYLDRKPEVSTDGTLEPEELKGHVSFQNITFSYPTRPDCSVLKDFSLELKPGKMTALVGISGGGKSTCVSLLQRFYQPQHGHVLLDGQPLQNYQHKYLHSKIVAVGQEPVLFSGTIRNNIAYGLSDCSIKRIEEAARKANAHEFICQFPKGYDTDVGERGSLLGSSQKQRIAIARALIRQPQVILLDEITSFLDPKSEQTVQQALANCPKQTLLVIAHRLKTIEKADQIVVIDQGVIVEQGGHQELMEKEGYYYKMKEKLFTENNHNTS, from the exons ATGTCCAAACTTTTGGTGGCTGCTCTTGCTGTGTTCTCGGATTTGGTCATGGTCTATGTGCTGGACTTGGTAGGCACACACTTGAGAGGTGAAGTGAGGAGTTTGGATGGTGGAGCTGACTTGGTGAGGCAGTGGACTGAGGCTATGCTGAGATGCTCATTGCTCTGCTCAGTCTTCTACTGGAGTGATGTGAGAGGGCAGCTGATGAAGAGATGGGTCATGGCCCACTGTTTTATCACTCCTGTGTATGAAACAGGTCGCTTAACTCTGTTAGGTATCTGGCCGCTGGAGAAGTTTGCAATGTGGCTGGTCGGCAGTGTGGCTGCTGCTTTGGGATGCCTGTTTTGGGAGACGCTCTTACCAGAGTCTAATGGGGAAAGCAGCAGCAAAGAGAAGAAGCAGAAAGCTCGAGTGCTCTTCATGAGAGTGATCCGCTTATACAGACCTGACTACCTGTTCTTGATCTCAGCATCTGTCTTTCTAGCCCTAGCTGTCCTTT GTGAGATGTTTATTCCACTGTACACAGGAAAGTTGATCGATAtcctgcagaccaagtacagcTGGGATGAATTTGTTTCAGCAATAATATTAATGACGTTTTTCTCTTTTGGAAG TTCTTTCAGCGCAGGCTGCCGAGGAGGCCTCTTCATGTGTGCTATTGGCAGCTTTATTTGTAGAGTGAAGCATCGACTCTTCAGCTGCTTGCTTAAGCAGGAAATCAGCTTCTTTGAGACTACAAAGACAG GTGACATCACATGCAGACTGTCGACAGACACCAATCTCATGGCGCGAGCTGTAGCCCTAAATGTGAACGTCCTTCTGCGAACCCTGATTAAGACCCTGGGGATGCTGTACCTAATGTTTAGCCTCTCGTGGAAGCTCACTGTACTGATGCTGCTGGAGACACCTTTGACTGGCCTTCTACAGAACATCTATGACACACATTACCAG AGTCTCTCAAAGAAGGTGCAAGACTCCATAGCAAGGGCAAATGATGCTGCGGGAGAGGCTGTGTCAGGCATCAGGACAGTAAAGAGCTTTAACGCAAAGCAGAGTGAGAAGTGTCGCTATGATGAGCGGCTGATGGACACACATAATATAAAGGCTCAGCGGGGCACAGTCAGAGCAGTGTACCTGCTGGTAAGAAGG CTCACAGAGTTGGGAGTGAAGGTGGCTATGTTATACTATGGTCGCCTGTTTGTGACATATGGACAGATGACCACAGGAAATCTGGTCTCATTCATCCTCTACCAGACTAATCTTGCGCAAAACATTAGG ACTTTGATTTACATATTTGGAGACATGTTGAACTCTGTGGGTGCTGCTGGGAAGGTGTTTGAGTACCTGGACCGCAAGCCTGAAGTGAGCACAGATGGGACCCTGGAGCCAGAGGAATTGAAAGGACACGTCAGCTTCCAGAACATCACATTCTCATATCCAACACGCCCTGACTGCAGTGTGCTGAAG GACTTCAGTTTGGAGCTGAAGCCCGGTAAAATGACTGCCCTGGTGGGGATTTCTGGTGGTGGGAAAAGCACTTGTGTCAGTCTGCTGCAGAGGTTTTACCAGCCTCAGCATGGACATGTCCTACTAGATGGACAGCCCCTGCAGAACTACCAGCACAAATACCTGCACAGCAAG ATTGTTGCAGTGGGCCAGGAGCCTGTTCTCTTCTCAGGTACCATACGGAACAATATTGCTTACGGATTGTCAGACTGTTCAATCAAGAGAATTGAGGAAGCAGCACGCAAAGCCAATGCACATGAATTCATCTGCCAGTTCCCGAAAGGTTACGACACAG ATGTAGGAGAACGAGGAAGTCTTCTTGGGAGCAGTCAGAAGCAGCGCATTGCGATTGCCAGAGCTCTAATCAGACAGCCACAGGTTATATTACTGGATGAGATCACAAGCTTTCTGGACCCTAAAAGTGAACAAAcg GTCCAACAAGCTCTGGCCAACTGCCCCAAACAGACCTTACTGGTGATTGCACACAGACTGAAGACCATTGAAAAGGCGGACCAGATTGTTGTGATTGATCAGGGGGTGATTGTGGAGCAAGGAGGTCACCAGGAACTTATGGAAAAAGAGGGATATTActacaaaatgaaagaaaaactctttactgaaaataatcataataccagttaa
- the psmb9a gene encoding proteasome subunit beta type-9, translating to MLEESSSQPGWLSEEVKTGTTIIAIAFAGGVVLGSDSRVSAGESVVNRVMNKLSQLHDKIYCALSGSAADAQTIAEIVNYQLDVHSIEVEEDPLVRSAATLVKNISYKYKEELSAHLIVAGWDKRGGGQVYVTLDGLLSQQPFAIGGSGSSYIYGFVDAEYRKGMTRKECQKFVVEALTLAMGRDGSSGGVAYLVTIDEKGAEEKCILGNELPTFFDE from the exons ATGTTGGAGGAATCTTCATCGCAACCAGGCTGGCTAAGTGAAGAAGTCAAAACCGGG actACAATCATAGCGATTGCGTTTGCAGGCGGAGTTGTTCTCGGCTCCGACTCACGTGTGTCTGCTGG GGAGTCAGTGGTGAATCGAGTTATGAACAAACTCTCTCAACTACATGACAAGATCTACTGTGCTCTGTCCGGGTCAGCTGCTGATGCCCAGACCATCGCTGAGATAGTCAACTACCAACTGGATGTGCACAG tATTGAGGTGGAAGAAGACCCTCTGGTTCGCTCAGCTGCCACGTTAGTGAAGAACATTTCCTACAAGTACAAAGAGGAGCTATCTGCACATCTGATTGTTGCAGGTTGGGACAAGAGAGGTGGGGGACAG GTGTATGTGACGTTGGATGGCTTACTGTCTCAGCAGCCATTTGCTATTGGTGGCTCTGGTAGTTCATACATCTATGGGTTTGTTGATGCAGAATACCGGAAAGGCATGACACGAAAAGAATGCCAGAAGTTTGTTGTAGAAG CACTGACCCTTGCTATGGGCAGAGATGGTTCTAGTGGAGGTGTGGCTTACCTTGTTACCATTGATGAAAAGGGAGCAGAGGAGAAGTGTATCCTGGGAAATGAACTACCTACATTTTttgatgagtaa
- the psmb12 gene encoding proteasome 20S subunit beta 12 isoform X2 — protein sequence MDPKSQTKGVSTGTTIVAVKYNGGVIIGSDSRASIGGSYVSSKVINKLIQVHDRIFCCIAGSLADAQHVTRVAKFQLSFHSIQMGSPPLVKAAATVLKELCYSNREDLQAGFITAGWDKKKGPQVYTVSMGGMLISQPFTIGGSGSTYIYGYMDAKYKPDMSREECIQFVKNALALAIGRDNVSGGIAHLVVITEGGVEHVVVPGDKLPKFSDE from the exons ATGGACCCAAAATCCCAGACTAAAGGTGTCAGCACAGGT ACTACCATAGTTGCAGTAAAGTACAATGGAGGTGTTATCATTGGTTCAGACTCCAGGGCCTCAATTGGTGG GTCATATGTGTCATCTAAAGTCATTAACAAGCTGATACAGGTCCATGATCGGATATTTTGCTGCATTGCTGGTTCATTGGCAGATGCACAACATGTCACAAGAGTGGCCAAGTTTCAGCTGTCTTTCCACAG TATACAGATGGGCTCTCCTCCTTTGGTGAAAGCTGCAGCCACTGTGCTAAAGGAGCTGTGCTACAGTAATAGGGAAGATCTACAGGCTGGTTTCATCACAGCAGGTTGGGACAAGAAGAAAGGGCCACAG gtgtACACAGTATCTATGGGAGGGATGCTGATTAGTCAACCCTTTACCATCGGTGGTTCTGGTAGCACGTATATCTACGGCTACATGGATGCTAAGTACAAACCAGATATGAGCCGAGAGGAGTGCATTCAGTTTGTTAAAAATG CTTTGGCATTGGCTATTGGCAGAGATAACGTGAGTGGTGGCATCGCTCATTTGGTGGTGATTACAGAAGGTGGAGTTGAACATGTGGTTGTTCCTGGTGATAAATTACCAAAGTTCAGTGATGAATAA
- the psmb12 gene encoding proteasome 20S subunit beta 12 isoform X1, with amino-acid sequence MRAARLFTSSVFRKTSCLQTTIVAVKYNGGVIIGSDSRASIGGSYVSSKVINKLIQVHDRIFCCIAGSLADAQHVTRVAKFQLSFHSIQMGSPPLVKAAATVLKELCYSNREDLQAGFITAGWDKKKGPQVYTVSMGGMLISQPFTIGGSGSTYIYGYMDAKYKPDMSREECIQFVKNALALAIGRDNVSGGIAHLVVITEGGVEHVVVPGDKLPKFSDE; translated from the exons ATGAGAGCCGCTCGTCTCTTCACATCATCAGTTTTCAGGAAGACTTCCTGTCTGCAG ACTACCATAGTTGCAGTAAAGTACAATGGAGGTGTTATCATTGGTTCAGACTCCAGGGCCTCAATTGGTGG GTCATATGTGTCATCTAAAGTCATTAACAAGCTGATACAGGTCCATGATCGGATATTTTGCTGCATTGCTGGTTCATTGGCAGATGCACAACATGTCACAAGAGTGGCCAAGTTTCAGCTGTCTTTCCACAG TATACAGATGGGCTCTCCTCCTTTGGTGAAAGCTGCAGCCACTGTGCTAAAGGAGCTGTGCTACAGTAATAGGGAAGATCTACAGGCTGGTTTCATCACAGCAGGTTGGGACAAGAAGAAAGGGCCACAG gtgtACACAGTATCTATGGGAGGGATGCTGATTAGTCAACCCTTTACCATCGGTGGTTCTGGTAGCACGTATATCTACGGCTACATGGATGCTAAGTACAAACCAGATATGAGCCGAGAGGAGTGCATTCAGTTTGTTAAAAATG CTTTGGCATTGGCTATTGGCAGAGATAACGTGAGTGGTGGCATCGCTCATTTGGTGGTGATTACAGAAGGTGGAGTTGAACATGTGGTTGTTCCTGGTGATAAATTACCAAAGTTCAGTGATGAATAA
- the psmb8a gene encoding proteasome subunit beta type-8, whose protein sequence is MALLEVSGSSSHSGIGSQSGSKRTQIVDRPSHYSFGTKSQEFAVPVGVDPSAFLKSCSSDDGISIDLNHGTTTLAFKFRHGVIVAVDSRASAGRYIASKEANKVIEINPYLLGTMSGSAADCQYWERLLAKECRLYQLRNKQRISVSAASKLLSNMMLGYRGMGLSMGSMICGWDKKGPGLYYVDHNGTRLSGQMFSTGCGNSYAYGVIDSGYREDMTVEEAYELGRRGIAHATHRDAYSGGVVNLYHMKEDGWIKVCKEDVSDLIHKYRKGMF, encoded by the exons ATGGCCCTTTTGGAAGTGAGTGGATCTTCGTCTCATTCCGGAATCGGTTCACAGTCCGGCTCAAAACGGACGCAGATTGTTGATCGGCCGAGTCACTACAGCTTTGGGACAAAATCTCAGGAATTTGCTGTACCAGTTGGGGTTGAT CCGTCAGCCTTTCTGAAATCATGCAGTTCAGATGATGGGATATCAATAGACTTGAACCACGGCACCACGACACTGGCTTTTAAGTTCCGCCATGGCGTCATTGTAGCCGTCGACTCCAGGGCCTCGGCTGGACGCTATATCG CTTCAAAGGAGGCGAATAAGGTGATTGAGATCAACCCTTACCTGCTGGGCACCATGTCTGGTAGTGCTGCAGACTGTCAGTACTGGGAGAGACTTCTGGCTAAGGAGTGCAG GCTTTACCAGCTCCGTAACAAGCAGAGGATCTCAGTGTCTGCAGCTTCCAAGCTGCTGTCTAACATGATGCTTGGTTATAGAGGCATGGGCCTGTCTATGGGTAGCATGATCTGTGGCTGGGACAAGAAG GGTCCTGGTCTGTATTATGTAGATCATAATGGAACACGCCTCTCAGGGCAAATGTTTTCCACGGGCTGTGGGAACAGCTATGCATATGGGGTGATCGACAGTGGCTACCGTGAGGATATGACAGTGGAAGAGGCGTATGAGCTCGGCCGCCGTGGCATTGCTCACGCCACACACAGAGACGCCTACTCTGGTGGAGTCGTGAACC TCTATCACATGAAGGAGGACGGTTGGATTAAGGTGTGCAAGGAGGACGTATCAGATCTAATCCATAAGTACAGGAAAGGAATGTTTTGA